The following proteins are co-located in the Silene latifolia isolate original U9 population chromosome 1, ASM4854445v1, whole genome shotgun sequence genome:
- the LOC141649604 gene encoding uncharacterized protein LOC141649604, with protein sequence MGADLLDVIEFVDELDVKHRQIVHYEWKPLICADYKGVGHLARDCRKKQNPGQAPVRKVWVPKETRVRTLAINKVHQSIGSQWNMVHNNDSHEGGRIWIIWDAGNYNVDVLGSEAQVIHTKVTCLPTSEVWWMSMVYEFNRQTERIPLWNSLMNMKKHITGPWVVMGDFNNVLARNERIGSEVSTAEVRDFQNCVDVCGLTDIPAQGAFFTWTNKHEIGDLKFSRIDRALVTDEWLHSFPNTLTIFHPEGVFDHCPCTMTLRPVVGSRKTSFKYFNMWGKDPEFLNIVNFVWSSSVYGYKMFQLVKKLKLLKKPLKELNTASYACIETTTKVALAHLHTVQGSLQADPTNLVLQQAVKEALVVYKDRESSQRSFLTQKAKIQWLRDGDDNTHYFHSVIRLEGCLIEFWVFHDMAGNNHTTSNAIEEAFIKYYEQLLGAKRKVHKVHKGTVQQGKVVTPAQRVLLTSDVTTQEIREALFFIPANKAPGPDGFSSQFFKDSFEVVGKDLIEAVQEFFCSGKMVKQINSTTLTLIPKKARPGTVADFRPIACCNVIYKIISKVICNRLTAALPDIISENQSAFLKGRDCDTLMKACSPRCLMKVDLKKAYDSIEWEFIKQMLQALDFHDKMIHWIMECITTPCRVLACVTKSLEFTFHPLCRALVLNHLCFTDDLLLFYRGDRISVTIILRAFATFSKASGLEFNRDKSDIYFNGMSNEDSQYILDRIRGWGARKVSYAERLVLVQAVLSQLHSFWTRIFVIPATVMDRIDQICRNYLWSGAEDFHKTSHVAWDKICADKKSGGLGIKNGKNWNLAMLGKYVWWLAEKSDHLWIRWVNHMYIKGQSWLDYSPSVNTSWTWRKICQVKDIFKPAYSNGKWGTNVGVYNVAAGYSWLQGSIPKVPWYPIIWNRLNLPKHSLIGWLAIQSRLLTKDRLVRFGIITDGACDMCLDQPEDHMEMSISDEETDCHGCSHV encoded by the exons ATGGGTGCTGATTTGCTTGATGTTATTGAGTTTGTTGATGAATTAGATGTCAAACATAGGCAAATAGTCCATTATGAATGGAAACCTTTGATTTGTGCTGACTATAAAGGAGTTGGGCATCTAGCTAGAGACTGTAGGAAGAAACAGAACCCTGGGCAGGCTCCAGTAAGGAAAGTGTGGGTACCTAAAG aaACTAGGGTTAGAACTTTAGCAATTAATAAGGTTCATCAGAGTATTGGAAGTCAGTGGAATATGGTGCATAATAATGATAGTCATGAAGGAGGACGAATTTGGATAATTTGGGATGCTGGTAATTACAATGTTGATGTGCTTGGTAGTGAAGCTCAAGTGATTCATACTAAGGTCACTTGCTTACCTACTAGTGAGGTCTGGTGGATGTCCATGGTATATGAGTTTAATAGACAAACTGAACGCATTCCCTTATGGAACTCACTTATGAATATGAAAAAACATATTACCGGACCTTGGGTTGTTATGGGTGACTTTAACAATGTGTTGGCAAGGAATGAGAGAATAGGCTCTGAGGTTTCTACTGCTGAGGTCAGGGATTTCCAGAACTGTGTGGATGTGTGTGGGTTGACTGACATTCCTGCCCAGGGTGCTTTCTTCACATGGACTAACAAACATGAGATTGGTGACCTGAAATTCAGCAGAATTGATAGAGCTCTGGTGACTGATGAGTGGTTGCATAGTTTTCCAAATACTCTCACTATATTTCATCCTGAAGGAGTATTTGATCATTGTCCATGTACCATGACGTTGCGTCCTGTTGTTGGAAGTAGAAAAACTTCcttcaaatattttaatatgtggggtaaGGATCCTGAGTTTCTCAACATTGTCAATTTTGTATGGAGCTCTTCTGTTTATGGTTACAAAATGTTTCAGTTGGTTAAGAAGTTGAAGTTATTAAAGAAACCTTTGAAGGAGCTCAACACTGCTTCTTATGCTTGTATTGAAACCACAACTAAGGTGGCTCTGGCTCATCTTCATACTGTGCAAGGGTCTTTACAAGCTGATCCTACTAACCTTGTACTACAACAAGCTGTGAAAGAGGCACTTGTTGTGTATAAGGACAGGGAGAGTTCTCAGAGGAGTTTTTTGACTCAGAAAGCCAAAATCCAATGGCTCAGAGATGGGGATGATAATACTCATTATTTCCACAGTGTCATAAGGCTAGAAGGATGCCTAATAGAATTTTGGGTATTTCATGACATGGCTGGTAACAATCACACTACTTCTAATGCTATTGAGGAGGCTTTCATTAAGTATTATGAGCAATTACTGGGGGCTAAAAGGAAAGTGCATAAGGTTCACAAGGGGACTGTTCAACAGGGAAAGGTGGTAACTCCTGCACAAAGGGTATTGCTTACATCTGATGTTACAACACAAGAGATAAGAGAGGCATTGTttttcattcctgcaaataaggcacCAGGACCTGATGGGTTTTCCTCTCAATTTTTCAAGGATTCTTTTGAGGTTGTTGGCAAAGATCTTATTGAGGCAGTTCAGGAATTCTTTTGTTCTGGGAAAATGGTTAAACAAATCAATTCTACAACATTAACCTTGATTCCTAAGAAGGCTAGGCCTGGTACAGTGGCTGATTTTAGACCTATTGCATGCTGCAATGTGATCTACAAGATTATTTCTAAAGTGATATGCAATAGACTTACTGCTGCACTTCCTGATATTATAAGTGAGAACCAAAGTGCCTTTTTGAAAGGAAGGGATTGTGACACCCTCAt GAAGGCTTGCTCTCCTAGGTGTTTGATGAAGGTGGACTTGAAGAAGGCCTATGACTCTATTGAGTGGGAGTTCATTAAGCAAATGTTGCAAGCTCTTGATTTCCATGATAAAATGATTCACTGGATAATGGAGTGCATAACTACCCCCTG CAGAGTGTTGGCTTGTGTTACTAAGTCTCTGGAATTTACTTTTCATCCCCTGTGTAGAGCTCTTGTATTGAATCATCTGTGCTTTACAGATGACCTCCTCTTGTTCTACAGAGGTGACAGAATTTCAGTTACTATTATTTTAAGAGCCTTTGCCACCTTTTCCAAAGCATCTGGCCTGGAATTCAATAGGGATAAGTCTGATATTTACTTCAATGGGATGAGCAATGAGGACAGCCAGTATATATTGGAT AGAATTCGTGGGTGGGGTGCTAGGAAGGTAAGCTATGCAGAAAGACTTGTTCTTGTGCAGGCTGTGCTCTCTCAACTTCACAGTTTCTGGACACGTATCTTTGTTATTCCTGCCACTGTTATGGATAGAATTGATCAAATCTGTCGAAATTATCTTTGGAGTGGTGCTGAGGATTTCCATAAGACCTCTCATGTGGCTTGGGATAAGATATGTGCTGATAAGAAGAGTGGGGGCCTTGGTATTAAAAATGGTAAGAACTGGAACTTAGCTATGTTAGGGAAATATGTATGGTGGTTAGCTGAGAAGTCTGACCATTTATGGATAAGGTGGGTAAATCATATGTATATCAAAGGGCAATCATGGCTGGATTACTCTCCTTCTGTTAATACTAGTTGGACCTGGAGGAAGATTTGTCAAGTTAAGGATATTTTTAAGCCTGCTTATTCTAATGGAAAATGGGGCACTAATGTTGGTGTTTATAATGTGGCTGCTGGCTACTCTTGGTTACAGGGTTCTATTCCTAAAGTTCCTTGGTATCCCATCATCTGGAATAGGCTGAACTTACCTAAACACTCCCTGATTGGATGGTTGGCCATTCAATCCCGTTTGTTAACTAAGGATAGGTTGGTAAGATTTGGTATCATTACTGATGGGGCTTGTGATATGTGCTTGGATCAACCTGAGGATCACA TGGAGATGTCGATCTCTGATGAAGAAACAGATTGTCATGGCTGCAGTcatgtgtag